A window from Hemibagrus wyckioides isolate EC202008001 linkage group LG17, SWU_Hwy_1.0, whole genome shotgun sequence encodes these proteins:
- the LOC131367655 gene encoding zona pellucida sperm-binding protein 4-like codes for MVTTGVRLVVLGLFLAFGCVSSIPAAPTNVKKPSQDSPLPGKPTVPPQMSGQVQKCQVQDYERVPCGEPGIKAARCNTINCCFDGQQCYYGKTVTVQCTLDGQFVLVAARDTTLPRISLESISMLGGNAGPCSPVDSNAAFAIYQFPVTACGTTMMVKGGYVIYENRMVSSYEVGVGPRGSITRDTHYELYFQCKYSGVGLAALSIDPAANVDPLPLVASGPLQVELRLGKGQCVTKGCVAEQIAYNSYYSALDYPVTKVLREPVYVEVRIVGRTDPNIVLVLGSCWATAAPNPYSLPQWDLLVNGCPYKDDRYLTRLIPVNGTSRLAYPTHYRRFVLKMFTFVDKTSMAPLQETLYIHCSTAVCLPNALDSCEPMCTRTRRDVSAAEETAAPTGIASSGEVIFTQA; via the exons atggtgactACAGGGGTAAGGTTGGTGGTTTTGGGGCTTTTTCTGGCCTTTGGCTGTGTGAGCAGTATTCCTGCAGCCCCAACAAATGTGAAGAAGCCATCTCAGGATTCTCCGCTTCCTGGGAAGCCCACTGTGCCACCGCAGATGTCTGGCCAGGTTCAGAAATGCCAAGTGCAAGACTACGAAAGAGTCCCTTGTGGAGAACCTGGCATCAAGGCTGCTCGGTGTAATACTATAAACTGCTGTTTTGATGGTCAACAGTGCTATTATGGGAAAACTG TGACCGTGCAGTGTACCCTTGATGGCCAGTTTGTGTTGGTGGCAGCCAGAGATACAACCCTTCCCAGGATAAGCCTGGAGTCCATCAGCATGTTGGGAGGAAATGCTGGACCCTGCAGTCCTGTTGACTCAAATGCAGCCTTTGCTATTTACCAGTTTCCTGTGACTGCTTGTGGGACAACCATGATG GTGAAGGGTGGCTATGTCATCTATGAAAACAGGATGGTCTCCTCCTATGAAGTTGGGGTTGGACCCCGTGGCTCAATCACACGAGACACTCATTATGA GCTGTACTTCCAGTGTAAATATTCAGGTGTTGGCTTGGCTGCTTTGTCTATTGACCCTGCAGCCAATGTTGATCCTCTGCCCCTTGTTGCTTCTGGACCTCTCCAAGTAGAACTAAGACTAGGAAAAGGTCAATGTGTCACAAAGGGTTGTGTAGCAG AACAAATAGCCTATAACTCCTACTACAGTGCTCTTGACTACCCTGTGACTAAGGTTCTGAGGGAACCGGTGTATGTTGAGGTGCGCATTGTGGGCAGAACTGATCCGAATATTGTCCTGGTTTTGGGAAGCTGCTGGGCGACTGCTGCTCCTAACCCCTACAGCCTTCCCCAGTGGGACCTTTTGGTGAATGG GTGTCCATACAAGGATGACCGCTACTTGACCAGGCTGATCCCAGTGAATGGAACATCCAGACTTGCGTACCCTACCCATTACAGACGCTTTGTCCTGAAGATGTTTACGTTTGTGGATAAGACCTCCATGGCTCCACTGCAGGAGACG CTCTACATCCACTGCAGTACAGCTGTGTGCCTTCCAAATGCACTGGACTCTTGTGAACCGATGTGCACCAGAACAA GAAGAGATGtttctgctgcagaggagactGCTGCTCCCACAGGCATTGCATCTAGTGGAGAAGTGATCTTTACCCAAGCTTAA